TCTTCCCGAGCAGGCGCTTGAAGCCGAAGATGGGAGCGGCGTGGTTCTTGGCGTCCTCGCCGACCAAGACGGACCCGTCGCCGGGGAAGGCCACCCAAGTTGGGATGCAGAGCTGGAACATGGTTTCGGCCTGGCCGTTGCCGTGGCCGTAGCCGGCGACGCACGAGTTGGTGTTGCCCAAGTCGATGGCGATCGCCGGAGACGGAGAGTAGGGCGTCTGGTTGCCGGTGAACGCGCCCGCCTGGTCGAGCAGAAGAAAACACGCAAGGATAGATACGAGGATGGCCGCGACCCTCACGTCAACCATCGCCATCGCACTTGATCCAAGCTTCTCGATCTGCCGCGTCTTGTGTTGGGTGATTGGATCTATATATTTTCTGAGCAAACCGCCGGCCGATATGTTGTTTATGGTCCCGAGATTCGATCCATCTCTAGTCGGAAGTAGTAACCGaacgcgaatccaggagctgtttTGCCCAACTCGTTCTCTTTATTTCATTTTTTTTTTTGACAGTCAAGCAccttctttatttatttattgatttcaATTAGTTAGTACAGTACATAATAAGTAGGAAAAAGTCCAAACCTTGAACTAGTAGACAAAAACTAAATCGAACCCTGAACCCTAATAGACAAGATCAGCACATCGAACTCTGTGATGCCGATTTATTGTAAGCCTTGAAAGTGTTCACAAACAGGGATTATCGATGTGGCAGCTCGAACCTGGGATTGTTGGATGCAACCATGATCAAACGCAAATCATGGAGTTGTTTTGCCCACATCATCCTTCTTTTATTTGACTGATTTCAATATACATACATAAATGATTTCTTTTAGACTACCTTGGATTTCATTTAACTATTTATTTAGAAAAAGAGGTCAAGTTCATGTCCTAAATAAGACCAACACAAGAGAGTATGACATTACTGGAGCAACCTAGGAGCTTTTACAAGCTTGGTGGGTACGGTGCAACGGTGTCGTCACTAGTGCAGATTGGATAATGGCACATATTAAAAAAAAACTTTCGATGACACGTTCGATTTGTCGCCTTGCGATGAAAGACGAAGATCTCTCATTTAGTGGGAAAATGTACATCCATGCGTAAATGTTTAGCACCAAAAAATGCAAACACTAATTGAAAGcatattcattttttaaaaaatttgtTGAAATTTGGAGCATCTTTACTGGGATTGATATAGTAGTCTGAGGAAAATGTGCTGATAAATTCCCTAACATCTTGTTCTGTTGCTCATTTGACCTGCAGAGGTGATGGAAGCCGGCACCACCCTCCTAGCGTTCACCCGTCCCGTGCTCGCAGATGCCTCGGACTCCGCTTCCTGGAGCCGCACTCCCTCGGGAGATTTTTCGGTTGCCTCGGCCTATCATATCATGCTCTGTGTCGTAGGCCGACTATTACTTGGGTGGCGCCTCTATGGAAGGTGTCACTCCCCCTGAAGATCAAAAAAATTGTGTGGCAATTGCAGAGGGGTCGCCTACCTTCGGGTACAAAAGTGCTCAAGAGACATGGCCCATGTGATGGGCTCTATCCTTTGTGTGGGGTTTCGGAAACAGGAACCCACATCCTCTTCTCTTGCACGGCAACTCGGGTGTTGTGGTCCGTTGTCCGAGATGCACTAGGACCAGACTGGGAGGTCCATGATCGCGTAGGCTTCCACCAGGCTAGAGCAGTTCAGGTCGAGAGGAAGAGGCGGCTATTTCTGACTTGTTTTTGCGGCGTTAGCTTCGATTCTTTGGATAACGCGTGATAAGACGGTGATTGAGCGGGTCTTTCTCCGCCAGGCCTCTGACTCATACTTAAATTTCTTGCGTTCTTGCAGCACTGGCACCCGCTGGTTAGGCAGCGGGACCGCGGCCGTCCGGGGCGGATGTTGGACTCACTCCATGACACCGCTCGGTGCCTCTCTTCGCCAGCAACCACTTGATGTTGTGGTTCCAACAGACTTTTATTTCAGTGTTGTGGTACTCTTTGTATGACCCGGTTGATTGCTTCATCAATAAAGCGGGACGAAAGACTATTTCAAGCCAGCGGGGCGGAGCTCATCTCTTTCATGAGATGCATGTTTTTAAGATCGGAATATGTCATACGTGTGGAGTAAAATAAACTAATTATGATACGAACTTACTACTGCCAAGTGGTCAAAACTTATACATGCATCAAAAATGACATAAGGAATTCATGTGTTTACGAACATAGAATCCATAAAAGGGTAATCTTTACTTATTGCGGAGGACACTATAATTTTGTGTACAAATTTAGTCATAGTATATGTCATGTTAGGAACAACTTAATGTCTACGGTATAATCATTTTTTGGAGAAATAAAACAAGAATTGTGTTTCTTTAATAACTTGAACAAGCATGGTGGAGGCGGCGGGACTAGCGGCAGACTCGGAGGCGGCCATGGCAAGGAGAGCGGGCTTGGCGGGACCGGCGGCGCGGCAGACGCGGAGGCGGACATGGCAAGGAGCATTGAacgctgtcgtcttcctccctccccGGCATCTCCTCCTCAACCTCCTCGAAAATCCTCCTCCGGTTACAAAGGTAGCCTCGCTTCCCTATGGATCCGGACCTGCTCAAGGAGGAAGAGACGGTGCTGGATCGTGTACTAGCGGCGGCGTGGGGGCATGGCTAACAGGCTCGAGTGGCGGCGAAGGGAGGGAAGAGGCGGATGTGCTAGGGCTGGGGGCGTCGGCCGGCTTAAATAGCCGGCTACGGCCTCGGGCGGCACCACGCGGCGGTTACACCGCGGCGACGGTCGAGGCGCCCGTTGGATCATCGGGTTTTCCGGCGAGTCTATGTGGGGCCATGTCGTCGGGCCGATATCCGCCCATATTTGAGCTGGGTATGGGGGGTGCCGGTCAGTCTGAGCGTTTGAGGGCCATTTGACAGGTCCATTTGGGTCAAAAATCGTGACCGGCCCGACCGGACGTATGAGACGGGTTTAAAGGGCGTCGGGCATACCCCTTCCACCTCACCcctcgcgtaccgggggaaaccctaggacatgtccgggcaacagcgtcgtcatcgtcgcgatccttcttgAGGGTGTTGTTTGGTATGCGGCGGTCCGGAATGCTAGGAGCGTGGTGGTATTTTCCGGTGGGCGCGGCGGTTGCGGGTCCTCATCGTTTTCGTTGATCCGCCGTTGTTGGCATTATTTTCTCTTCAgttccttttttgtttcttttgggcTTGCGTGTGCTGTGGCCCCAGCATTTGTATCGTGTGgtcgttgctttataatataaagcgggggaaccCTTTTTGGGTAAAGGTAGAGGCTCTAGGTCTACAGGTGACGGCTGCTTCCTTTCATAGTTTCATTCCCTCCCCGCCCCAGCCCGGCCGTTTCGCCTTTCGCGccgtggacaccgcttccttccctgtctcgccgtcgcctcgccttcACCCGCTCcctccctccccgaaaccctacaCCCCTAGTGGCGGCTAAgcttccgccgccgccaccatgGCCTCCTCCCACTCCAGCATCGACGCCGCTCTCAAGAGTAAGAGCCACCNNNNNNNNNNNNNNNNNNNNNNNNNNNNNNNNNNNNNNNNNNNNNNNNNNNNNNNNNNNNNNNNNNNNNNNNNNNNNNNNNNNNNNNNNNNNNNNNNNNNNNNNNNNNNNNNNNNNNNNNNNNNNNNNNNNNNNNNNNNNNNNNNNNNNNNNNNNNNNNNNNNNNNNNNNNNNNNNNNNNNNNNNNNNNNNNNNNNNNNNNNNNNNNNNNNNNNNNNNNNNNNNNNNNNNNNNNNNNNNNNNNNNNNNNNNNNNNNNNNNNNNNNNNNNNNNNNNNNNNNNNNNNNNNNNNNNNNNNNNNNNNNNNNNNNNNNNNNNNATGGAATGCCGTATGATCCATTATTCTTCCTTGTTTCGAACGTTCGAGTTGTGCTTGTGCATTGCGGAGGAATTTGGGGTTGGGTGGCCCCCCTGCGAACTTCAGATCCGCACTCTCCCTGCGAGTTTTCCGATGAAATTTCGATTCGCTCATTAGGCGAAACCCCCAAATGTTGTTCTGAAGGAAGAGACCCCAAATCCGAGACTTCGTGGCCTCGCATCACGAAATCAGTGGGCGCGAGTGGCCCGATTTGGCGTGTCTCGTCTGTGCAAGTTTCATCTTGAATTAATCCTCCCCCTTCTGCTCGTTGAAATGATTCTGATGTCTGACTTCAGTTTGTTCCTGCGATTTCCCCGTTGCTAGAACTACCAAAGAAGAAGGGCCTGCGGGGAGCCAAGGACGCGAATGGGGAAACCATGCTTCATTTCGCTTCGAGCCAGGGCTGCCTGGTGAGCTGCCTGTTCCTGTTCCTGGTGGAGGAGGCGGGGCTTGATGTCAACTCGGAGTCAAAGACAGGTGCATATTCGCATGCAGCTAGTTGAAATCTTGTGCATCCATGCAGGAAGTTCTTCTCCTTCTGTTACTACTGACATGCTGTGTTCCCCTTGCAGGTGTGACACCCATGGTCCTCGCCGCACTCCAGGGAAATGTCGAGGTTACGAGGTACCTTCTTGATCATGGCGGTGACCCTGCGATGCCCGATGAGAGGGGCTCCACGCCGCTGCACAATGCAGCAGCGGCAGGTGCGCTTTCTCATTCCTGGGTTCACTCTCAGCCCCTGAATGACATTGCTTGCACAGCTTCGGCTACAATTACTGTCTACTGTATATATATACACCCCGTTGAGGCTTACTGGCTTAGGTTCTGATCATTGATGTATCTGGATATGTACTGCATTTTGTTGCGCCTCCAGGGCACTGCGAGGCTGTAAGGCTATTGCTGTCGAAAGGAGTTAATCTGGATCCTATCCATTACCAAGGGACACCATTACACTTGGCTGCTGTGGAGGACCAAGATCAGGTTGTAATGGTTCTGCTGGAGCATGGGGCTGATGTAAGTTGTTTATTTCATGGTTACCTAACTGGACACATATCCCTATATATTGGGAATGCAAATGCTATAATTATTTTCATTTGGCTTGAAGATCAAATGTTTTATTCTtggaggtgcatctttgcacttGGTGGCATGTTAACAATATCCATCTCACTATATGTTCTCAAAATCGTGATTCATTTCCTTTTTCAGCCCAATAAAGCTGTTCATCACGTATTTTCATACCTCATGATGATTGTCTGTGGGAAGTCCTTGAAATGCATGAGGCAACTTATTGAGGTCCAATAGCTTACTGAGTTGATGCATTTCCTTATGTTCTTTTTTCTATTTGAATGTGTCCTGATTCCTTAAGCTGTCAAGCATAACTTGTTGGGTAGAAAATCCAGATTAGTAAACCAGCCTTGTTTTCCTATTGAACTTACTATCATGATTACTGCATAAGTCCTACCTCTAAAGATTACCCTACTTTTATTTATAGACTGGTGCCGATGTGAACGCTTGTGATTACTCTGGGCCAACTCCTTTTACGGAGGCTGTTGCTGATGGCGTAACCGACTTTGTCAAGGTCTTGCTAGATGCTGGAGCCAACCCTAACATCCCTAACCAGGTGGCTCTGTTCGTCCCTGAGTTTACTGCTCTAATGCTTTGAGAGTTGTGATCTTGACGCCTCTCTCCCCGCATGTCTGATGCTGAGTTGGATCTAGCTAAAGCCTCTGCGGAGATGAGTGCATTGACTGATTGTTCATGTGTCAAGTAAATAATTTTATAGTAGGTTCATACTCTAGTTGCATCTGTTTTGGTTTGCTTCAGAGTTTGTACTGCATTGACCTAGTCAGACATCCCAAGGTTGCAGCTCCAGTGCTAAGTGTCACAACAGGTTTTACATATCTCATCGCAGAATCAGGATACTGGTAGGTCACAAAATTTTATACAACAGCTTTTACATCTCATCTGAGAAACATGATACTAGTAGGTCCCTAGACTTCCACTTTTGTTGTTTCTCTAAGACCATGATCATACTTAACCACACTGACTAGAATTGGAGAGGGAGTACTGTGTCTAGCTTTACTTCAACTTCTTTTCTGTTCATATAACAGTAGCTAAGACTGTTACTGTCCGTGGGATGAATTAAGTAATATATCATTTTATCGTAAGTTTCTTCATGAATGAAAATATAGTGACATTACTCGCTTTGTTATTTTTGCACTGGATTGTATAGCATCTTATTGTTTGTTTCAtgttatagcatggagcaatacctATCAAGCTAGCAGCAGATAGTGATCGACACAAGCTTGTTCAAATTCTATTCCCTAGGACAAAACCAATTAAATCTCTGCCAGATTGGAGTGTTGATGGGATAATTAGAACTGTCAATTCTCCAAAAATCAATGCTCCTCCGGTATGTACTCCTGAAGTTTAATGCATGATTTCTTCGTACTTTCTATTTAGACAATAGTAATTTTTTGCCCATCTTATAGATAGCTTATACCCCGTCCTCCTTCGACGGAGTAAAAAGTCCTCAACAAAGCACACATATTCATGAACTCTGTTTACATGCGTAGATAGCTTATACTACATCCTACTTCAATTGTTTGCCACTTGGACTATGTCGCTGTGCTGCTAGCAAGCTTTTAGGCTAGCTGCTGTTGGGCGTTCTCTGATAGGACAGAAGTTCTGATGTTGTATGTTGTGTACTAGTGTTAGGgggcagccctcaccccctgggggCAAGATAGAAGAACTATTCTTCTATTCTTGCTTTATTCCTCATAGGGGTCCTTTATATGAATAAAATGCACAGAACCACTGCTTTAGCGTCATAGCTCTCGGAAAACCACCACTTTACAAAATGCGACACTTTCCACCGCACTGAAAATTTGACAGTGGCAAAAAACACTGAACCAAAATTTGATCTCGTTTTGACGTGTCTGATCACGCACGGGCTGACAACGATGGCGGCGCATCGCTAACGGCCGTTAACTGCTCTGCCTGAAGCGACTGGGccaaccctccctcccccctctctctcacacacgcacGCCNNNNNNNNNNNNNNNNNNNNNNNNNNNNNNNNNNNNNNNNNNNNNNNNNNNNNNNNNNNNNNNNNNNNNNNNNNNNNNNNNNNNNNNNNNNNNNNNNNNNNNNNNNNNNNNNNNNNNNNNNNNNNNNNNNNNNNNNNNNNNNNNNNNNNNNNNNNNNNNNNNNNNNNNNNNNNNNNNNNNNNNNNNNNNNNNNNNNNNNNNNNNNNNNNNNNNNNNNNNNNNNNNNNNNNNNNNNGGCTCCGGATCCATCGGCGAAGGAGTGGTGGGGACCAGGTGGTGAACAGAGCAAGTCACTTTGGCTGGTCGGCGTGGCAGGGGGACCAGCAGCGAGGGGGAAGATTGTGCTATAGTCAAATTGGCCAGATTTGGAGCAAAATTCGTTGATCTGCAGTCAAATGGTGCTGGTTGAGCTCTAGGTGAGTGGCCTCCCTCTCTATTAGCAAATCATTCATTGTGTACAGATTTGGAAACTAGGGTTTTGTTTGGTGGAATTGGAGCAATTTTTTTTTGTTAACTGGATCTTATTGTGAACTGAATGCAGTTAACTATATCTTGTTGTTTCTGACTGATTCTAGTTGTGAAATGAACATAGTTAACTGAACATAGTTGTTAATTGAAATTAGTTAGCTGAACCTATTTGTTAACTGAACCTATTTGTTCAGTGACAAACAGTAAGATTCAGTTAACTAAGTTCAGTGAACAACTAGGTTGAGTAAACAACTAGGTTCAGTTAACAAATAGGTTCAGTTTTGGAACTAGGTTCAGTTAACAAGATTCAGTTAACAACTAGGTTCAGTTAACTATGTTCATTTCACAACTAGATTCAGTCAGAAAAAGAAGATATAGTTAACTGCATTCAAGTCACAATAAGATTCAGTTAACAAAAAAAATTGCTCAAATTCCACCAAACCAAACCCTAGTTTCCAAATCTGGAACACAAGCACACATGTAGTGGTTTGCTAATAGAGAGAGGGAGGCAGCTCACCTAGAGCTCGACCAACACCATTTGACTACAAATCAACGAATTTTGCTCCAAAATCTGGCCAATTTGATTGTAGCACAATCTTCCCCCCGTTGTGGGTCCCCCCTGCCACGCCGTCCAGCCAAGTTAACTAGCTCTGTTCACCGCCTTGTCCCCACCACTCCTTCGCCGATGGACCCGGAGCCGCCACCGCTGCCATGCCCGCGAGAaaaaggagagggagagaagggtgGGAGTGAGGGCCGGCCCAGTCGCTTCAGACAGCAGTTAACGGCCGTTAGTGGCGCGCCGTCACCGTTGTCGGCCCGCGCGCGATCGGACACGTCAGAACGAGATCAAATTTTGGTTTAGTGTTTTTTGCCACCGCCAAATTTTCGGTGCGGTGCAAAGTGTCACGttttgtaaagtggtagttttccGAGTGGTATGACGCTAAAGTGGTGGTTTTATGCATTTTACTCTTTTTATATAGAGGCCTAACAATTCATAGATCTCATCCCTAATTGGCTCAAGGCCCAAGCTAAAGGGTATCTTGCTAATTTAAATGATAGACCACCTAACATACAGATTGGGAACTGCGGTGGTGGGGTCATGTATTTCCGTGCGCAATGCTGTTAAGTATGTTGAGATTGACATGTCTTGAGCATGTAAAACTATGTATGGGATATGCTTCTTCTTTTGCGAAGTTGAGCTATTCTAGTTCTATATTCCAATGACATCACTTTAGTCGTTTTGTATACTAGATCATAATTGAGCAATTGACAGCTAGCTACATTTTTAGATTGGTAATGCAGGGTTAGATGTTCCACGAGCTGCAGGCCAAACCATGAAAGCAATTATGGAACTACTGAGAGGTACAGTACTTCTTTTTCTCTTTGTGCttttcaagtactccctctgttccaaaattatTGTCATGATTTTAGttcaactaaaaccacgacaataaTTTTGGAACGGAGGAGTACAATATATTTAACTTGAGGAGGTTTGCTGTTATATCTGGCTACCTTTTGTATGAATCCATCCTACATTACAGGGTTGGCGTTTAGTTTCATGTTTTGTAGTTAATATTGACTGCATTTACTTAATTGTACCAGGCTTCTTCATGCTGTAATCATTGTGCCAGATAGCGAGTCATAGATTGCATAAGACAATGATGAATTGATGATGCATCTTTCTCTGTCGGCCTTTAATTGTGTACTGTTTATTACTACTATGATTACCTACCGCTTCTTTTTAGCATGATAAGTTTTTTCCTCTTTTTTGACAGTTTGTACTATGTACCCGTTGCTGGTCTTTTTGCTTGCCATCCTTCTATTATCGACTGGGGTGCATTCCATCAGCATGATACAAGTTTTAGTGAGGGCACTTGTCGATATGACATGATCAGTCTTGCAGTCCTCTCATGCATGCAACCGGACAAGTCATGGAAGTCACCCTCAGTCTCATGCTGCAAAGCACTGATACATGCAATCGATGAGTTGCCGGCTAGCGGTGAGGATGGAAAGTGTTGTTTATGCCGTTTCATGAGGGCAAAGCTTTATTATCCTGAATTGGCAGCAACATATATCTCTTGCCATGGAAAGGACAGAGCTGTTGTTGCAAAATGGTCGTTTCCTGTCATGGTATGCGGCAAAGGTGTGGTGTTTTTGTCATGCAATTTGCTCAAGACAAATCAGTAGAAAGATTGAATAGGAAGCTCTATTATACATTTGCAAAGAATTAtaacttttgttttctttttccacTCAGCTTGTTCACGAAAAGAGATTGCCCCTCCTCGTAAGGAGACCGTCATGGAGAGGCCTCCGTCAAATTCACATGGCAGCAAGATCCTTTTTATCTTGTTTGCAGCTCTCCATCATTCTGTTGATCTTCATCTTGTACCTCTGGTGGGTCAGGCGGGCTGCCCCAGGGCGACGCGAATCTCTACCGTTAATGCAGATTCAAAAGCAGGCCAGATCATCTCCCGGGAGTGGCCGCCGACAATCCTCTGGGCGGTTGAAGGAGCGTCGGCCATCTGGATAGTGAAGCACTTATTCTTGAAAAAAAACTTAATCGTCAACGGATTCAGACTTGCCGTTGTCTTCCTGTTACTGCAGCACATAACTGTTTTCTCTCTGAAGGCTTGTTTAGGGGTCATACTGGTACTTTCTTAACGTGCTAGAATTTTTTTTCCTACTGTTAGGTTCATTGTATTGGATTGTTATTGGCAAAACTTCTAGTGTCAAATGTATAGTATAGTTTGGAAATGTCGTCGTCTCATGCTGATTGTTTCATCGCCATGTCACTGGACAGTTACAGTGTTAGTGAAGTCGAGCTTGCATACTGCATGTATAATTTTCT
Above is a window of Triticum dicoccoides isolate Atlit2015 ecotype Zavitan chromosome 5B, WEW_v2.0, whole genome shotgun sequence DNA encoding:
- the LOC119307516 gene encoding poly [ADP-ribose] polymerase tankyrase-2-like isoform X1, translating into MASSHSSIDAALKKLPKKKGLRGAKDANGETMLHFASSQGCLVSCLFLFLVEEAGLDVNSESKTGVTPMVLAALQGNVEVTRYLLDHGGDPAMPDERGSTPLHNAAAAGHCEAVRLLLSKGVNLDPIHYQGTPLHLAAVEDQDQVVMVLLEHGADPNKAVHHVFSYLMMIVCGKSLKCMRQLIETGADVNACDYSGPTPFTEAVADGVTDFVKVLLDAGANPNIPNQHGAIPIKLAADSDRHKLVQILFPRTKPIKSLPDWSVDGIIRTVNSPKINAPPIGNAGLDVPRAAGQTMKAIMELLRVCTMYPLLVFLLAILLLSTGVHSISMIQVLVRALVDMT
- the LOC119307516 gene encoding 26S proteasome non-ATPase regulatory subunit 10-like isoform X2, with the translated sequence MASSHSSIDAALKKLPKKKGLRGAKDANGETMLHFASSQGCLVSCLFLFLVEEAGLDVNSESKTGVTPMVLAALQGNVEVTRYLLDHGGDPAMPDERGSTPLHNAAAAGHCEAVRLLLSKGVNLDPIHYQGTPLHLAAVEDQDQVVMVLLEHGADTGADVNACDYSGPTPFTEAVADGVTDFVKVLLDAGANPNIPNQHGAIPIKLAADSDRHKLVQILFPRTKPIKSLPDWSVDGIIRTVNSPKINAPPIGNAGLDVPRAAGQTMKAIMELLRVCTMYPLLVFLLAILLLSTGVHSISMIQVLVRALVDMT
- the LOC119307516 gene encoding poly [ADP-ribose] polymerase tankyrase-2-like isoform X4, whose translation is MASSHSSIDAALKKLPKKKGLRGAKDANGETMLHFASSQGCLVSCLFLFLVEEAGLDVNSESKTGVTPMVLAALQGNVEVTRYLLDHGGDPAMPDERGSTPLHNAAAAGHCEAVRLLLSKGVNLDPIHYQGTPLHLAAVEDQDQVVMVLLEHGADHGAIPIKLAADSDRHKLVQILFPRTKPIKSLPDWSVDGIIRTVNSPKINAPPIGNAGLDVPRAAGQTMKAIMELLRVCTMYPLLVFLLAILLLSTGVHSISMIQVLVRALVDMT
- the LOC119307516 gene encoding poly [ADP-ribose] polymerase tankyrase-2-like isoform X3, with the protein product MASSHSSIDAALKKLPKKKGLRGAKDANGETMLHFASSQGCLVSCLFLFLVEEAGLDVNSESKTGVTPMVLAALQGNVEVTRYLLDHGGDPAMPDERGSTPLHNAAAAGHCEAVRLLLSKGVNLDPIHYQGTPLHLAAVEDQDQVVMVLLEHGADPNKAVHHVFSYLMMIVCGKSLKCMRQLIETGADVNACDYSGPTPFTEAVADGVTDFVKVLLDAGANPNIPNQHGAIPIKLAADSDRHKLVQILFPRTKPIKSLPDWSVDGIIRTVNSPKINAPPG